One Rhodoferax sp. GW822-FHT02A01 genomic window, ACGGCACTGAAGGCGCGCATCAATTCCAGTATCGCGATTTAGTGCCGGAAAAGTACGGGCACGACGATGCGTGGCTGGTCGCAAACAAGGGATTCACTTCCAATCAGGCGCGGCAAATTGCGCGCTGCATGTGCGATGAGACCAGCGCTCGAGGCGCTGACCTCTACAACACGGCGGCGGAATCGGGAATACAGCCAGAGACCTGGCTTTCCGTGTTCGAGTTCCGGGCAGGGGAGGTTGCGCATCGCAGTGGCGTGGCGCTAGACGTCGTTCGAGCTTTTTTCCAGGCATTCACACTGGCCGGTCGGAACGCAGGCTTCAAGGGCGTGGGGGATTTCAACGAGATTGCGGCGACCCCGCTAATTTCTACTGGCGACGAAAGCGTCTTGCTTATCAACTCTCCTTTGCTGTGCGAGGCGTTGTATGAATCGCCGTTCTACTGGATGTTTGCTGACAAGGTCTATAGGCCGACGGCGAATGCGCACCGTGGAGCGTTCACTGAGAACTTTGCGGCGCGGCGCTTGGCACTGGTCTTCGGAAGTGGGAACGTCTATACGAACGTGAATTTCCTCAAGGGAAAACAGGTCGTGGGCGAGGCCGATGTCTTGGTCACGTTTGGCGATCGCGTCGTTGTGGTTCAAGCCAAGGCGAAGAAGCTGACTCTGGAGGCTCGCAAGGGGAATGATGGCCAGCTTCAGAAGGACTTCGCGGCTGCGATTCAGGATGCATGTGACCAGGGCTGGGAATGCGCCAACTTCTTGGTGGCGGGAGCATGCCGCCTTGAGGATGCGCAGGGCAAAGAGATTGCCGTCCCGGCCGCCATCAAAGAGGTCTTCACGTTGAGCGTGGTCGCCGAGAATTACCCGGCTCTTGCCCATCAGGCTCGGCAGTATTTGAACCCGCAGAGCACCGACGTCATCATGGCACCGCTGGTGATGGATGTCTTCCTGCTCGACGTGCTCACCGAATTCCTGTTCAGCCCACTTCGATTCCTGCACTACTTGCGGATGCGTGTGGCCGTCGGAGAGAGGCTTCTGGTGAACCATGAACTCACTTCGCTGGCTATCCACTTAAGAACGAACATGGGCCCTCTAGGCGACGTGAACATGGCGATGCTGGACGATTCGTTCACCATGGACATGGATGCGGCTCTGCTGGTCCGGCGCGAAGGGCATGCCGGCGACCGCGACCCACCTGGAATCCTGACCAAGTTCAAGGGAACTCCTTTCGAGTCGGTAGTTGCCCAACTCGAAGAGCAAGCAATACCCGAGGCGATTGAGTTCTGCCTGCTGCTGCTCTCCCTAGGCGAAGATGCCGTGAGAGGATTTAACCAGGCGTATGAAGCGCTAGTGAGGAAGGGGCGTTCAGATGGGCGACGTCACGATGTCACCTTTCACTTTGGAGAGGGGCAAGCAGGGGTAACACTGCACTTCAACGCCGTGCACGACGACGATGCGATGGCGCACTTGCAAGCCCACTGCGAGGCACGAAAGTATTTGTTGCGGGCGATGCGTTGGTTCGGCGTATCAATTGGACCAGACGGTCAAATTCATACAGCGATAGCTAAAGTTTCGCCTTGGGAACAATCTGACGATATGGACAAGCTCACCGCGCAGATGGGCGATGGCCGAGATTGGCGCAACGCTTTGCACGAGTTTGCCCGCGACGCGCGCAAGTTCAAGGTGGGCCGAAATTCGCCATGCGCCTGTGGTAGCGGGAAGAAGTACAAGAAGTGCTGCCTGCAGAATGGTTGGGCTTGAGTGACTAGGGACAAAGTGCAACTTGAGTGCTGGCAGCGTACGTGCAGCAGAGTTGACCTTGAATCAGATGCCTGTCAGCGTCATCGCCCTAGGACCCGGAGGTGAGGTTCCGTTGCTCGATGGACGTCATTTATTGCGATATACCAACGGCCGCTTGCAGCCTCAAGCTGAATTTTCGACTCGGCAGAGTGCACCAGGTGGAAACGTCAAATTCACTTCCCCAAAGTCGTCATTGGCCAATGGCGGCACCTGGCCCAGTTGAGCCCAAAGCCTATACATGGAGGTCGTGCATCTGTTGCACATAGCCTGATTCTTCAATGATGACGGGATAAGTTGTCGGGTCGATCATGTGGCGAAGTCGAGACGAATAGCTTGCCTCTTCGTAATGCACTTGGCAGGATGCCTCGTCAAAGAATTTGCGCAGGTTGCTTCGAACGACCGATAGGCAATGTTCATCGCAGCCAACAGCAAAAGAAACAATGTCCATTTGGTCGGTTAGATCACGATACAAGTCAATTGCGAAAACGTTCTTGCTGTTCTTATCGGACCGGTAAACATAGACATCACCGTTTCCGACTAGCGTGCTATGAAAATACGTAGCGTGCAGGACGCGTAGATCTACCGTAATACCCAGGCCTTTTAGTACCGCTCTGAGTGCTTCGTTCTCAGAGAAATCGTTATCTCCATCGCCGAGCCAGACAACAAAGTCAGACATTGAAACGGCAAGGGAGAAGTCTCGGGCTGGAATAGTGGTCATTTTGGCTAACATATTTAATCGGCTGAATCCGAAGAACCAGTTTACCTATGACACCCGCTTCAACCGTCAATTGGATCGTAGAACGCCATGCATGGAAGCGGTCATTCGCCAAAGACTGCACCTGGCCCAACCCAGACATTTACCTCAATCCACTTCCAGACAATTTGCCACTCAATCGTTCAGTCCATGCCTGCGCCTCAGTTCCAGGACATGCTCAACGTCCGTCATCTGCGTGACGGCAAGCCGAGTGGCCTCCAGTCGCCCCACACAGAACGGAACGCGATTGACGGACATGACTTCGTCGCCGTGGTTAGCGACAGAGGGGCAAGAAATTCGAGCGGGCCCGGAACGGCTCAAATACGTCTGTAGTCCTGTTGTATCAGCCCCTCAATCCGCATCGACCACGCGTTACTAATTACCCCCCACCTCCACCCACTTCCCATCCCCCCGACTCGACTCCACCACCGCCGCAATGAACTGCATGCCGCGCAGTCCGTCTTCCACTGTGGGCACGGTGCAGGCCAGTGGGTCGGCGGGGCGGCCTTGCCAGCGGGCGTGGAGTTGTTCGGCCACGTCGCGGTAGAGCTGGGCAAAGCCTTCCAGATAGCCTTCGGGGTGGCCGGCCGGTATGCGGCTGGCGTGGGCTGCGGCGGGGCCGGCAGCGGCGCCTGCGCGCGTGAGCAGGCGCGGGGCCTCGCCCAGCGGGGTGAACCAGAGCTGGTTGGGGTTCTCCTGGTGGAACTCCAGGCCGGCCTTGCTGCCGTAGATGCGTACCTTCAGGTTGTTCTCGTTGCCCGGCGCCACCTGGCTGGACCACAGCATGCCGCGTGCGCCGTTGGCATAGCGCAGCATCACATGGGCGTTGTCATCCAGCAGCCGCCCCGGCACAAAGGTGCTGAGGTCCGCGCACACGGCGCTGAGCTGCAGCCCGCTGATGTAACGTGCCAGGTGTTCGGCATGGCTGCCGATGTCGCCCAGTGAACCACCGGCAC contains:
- a CDS encoding SEC-C metal-binding domain-containing protein encodes the protein MEPKATRSEPEVFADLKALTASPGYVHAVAAICVRDNLVVYLNELKAKDLQKFHQPEHLLRTELTTVLGLMCQNSLDFTIPSAADLASYVSRTDSLLKEFHEAIWAPAAAAFSEAFASETVEDLAEGASLREAIFYGTEGAHQFQYRDLVPEKYGHDDAWLVANKGFTSNQARQIARCMCDETSARGADLYNTAAESGIQPETWLSVFEFRAGEVAHRSGVALDVVRAFFQAFTLAGRNAGFKGVGDFNEIAATPLISTGDESVLLINSPLLCEALYESPFYWMFADKVYRPTANAHRGAFTENFAARRLALVFGSGNVYTNVNFLKGKQVVGEADVLVTFGDRVVVVQAKAKKLTLEARKGNDGQLQKDFAAAIQDACDQGWECANFLVAGACRLEDAQGKEIAVPAAIKEVFTLSVVAENYPALAHQARQYLNPQSTDVIMAPLVMDVFLLDVLTEFLFSPLRFLHYLRMRVAVGERLLVNHELTSLAIHLRTNMGPLGDVNMAMLDDSFTMDMDAALLVRREGHAGDRDPPGILTKFKGTPFESVVAQLEEQAIPEAIEFCLLLLSLGEDAVRGFNQAYEALVRKGRSDGRRHDVTFHFGEGQAGVTLHFNAVHDDDAMAHLQAHCEARKYLLRAMRWFGVSIGPDGQIHTAIAKVSPWEQSDDMDKLTAQMGDGRDWRNALHEFARDARKFKVGRNSPCACGSGKKYKKCCLQNGWA